In Nocardioides nitrophenolicus, the genomic window CGCTGCAGGGCGTCGGCATGCTCGCGATGCCGCTGGTGGCCCACTCCCCGGCCCTGCTCCTGGTCTGCGTCGGCACCGTCGGCGCCGGCATCGGCGTGGCCACCATCGCCCGGCCCTCGCTCGTCGCCGACCGGTTCGGCGCGCTGCGCTTCGCCAGCATCCTCGGGGTGCTCACGGCGCTGGTCGCGCTCTCCCGAGCCGCCTCACCGCCGGTCGCGGTCGCCGTCGGCGACGCCCGCTTCCTGATCGGCTGCGGCCTCGCCTCCCTGCTCTCCGCCGCCCTGCTGCTCCCGCTCCTCCCGTCCCGGCACCCGGCCGGACGGCCCATCGGAAGGACTCCCATGACCTCGACCACCGCCGAGCTCGCCACGGCGCGGTACGGCGCCCCCGGCCTCGACCTGGCCGCCAACGAGATCCTCGCCCTCCAGCTCGCCCACCGCTCGGTCCGCCAGTTCCTGCCGGAGCCGGTCACCGACGAGCAGCTGGTGACGATCGTGGCGGCCGCCCAGTCCGCACCCACCTCGTCGAATCTCCAGGCCTGGAGCGTGATCGCCGTCGCCGACCCCGACCGCAAGGACCGGCTCGCCGCGCTCGCGGGCGACCAGGACTTCATCCGGCGGGCGCCGGTGCTGCTGGTCTGGCTGGCCGACCTCGGGCGGCACCGCCGCCTCGGTGAGCGGCACGACGTCGACCTGGAGGCGACCGGCTATCTCGAGGTCACCCTGCTCGCGGTGATCGACGCCGCCCTCGCCGCCCAGAACGCCGTGGTCGCCGCCGAGTCGCTGGGCCTGGGCTCGGTGTTCGTCGGCGCGATCCGCAACCACCCGCTCGAGGTCGCCGCGGAGCTCGGCCTGCCGCCGCACACCGTGCCGGTCTTCGGGATGGCGCTCGGCGTACCCGATCCCGCGGAGCAGGCGGGCGTCAAGCCCCGGCTGCCGCAGGCGGCCGTGCTCCACCGCGAGACCTACCAGGTCGGTACGGCGGACGCCGCCGTCGTCGACTACGACCAGAGTCTCGCCGCCTACAACGCGCGCCACGGCCTCGCCGGGGCGTGGTCCGACCGGATCCTGGACCGCCTGCGCGGCCCGGACAGCCTGGTCGGGCGGCACCGGCTGCGCGAGTTCCTGCACACCCTGGGCCTGCCGTCGCGCTGAGCGCCCGCGACACGCCCACGGCCCGCCCGCGGGACGCCGAACGGGCGCCGGCCTGCCGGCCGACGCCCGTTCGTGGGTGGATCAGTGCTGGCTCAGCGGCCGGAGGCCTGCGCCTCCAGCAGCACCCGGCGCAGGTCCGCCGGCATCCGGTCGTTCACCGTCTGCGGCCCGTTGCCCCGGGCGGCCAGGAACTCCGGCGCGACCGGCGGGCACTTCAGGTCGCTGCCCTTGTGCTTCTTGCGCTTGGGCAGCACGCCGGTGTCGAGGTAGCTGGCGACCAGGTCGTCGGTGCAGGCGACGCCGGACAGCGAGCCGGAGTGCGTCGTCCCGCCCTTGCCCTCGATCAGGAACGAGGTCTTGAACTTCTGGCGGGTGGCGAGCGCACCGGAGAAGACGGTCGCGGCGTCGTGGGTCTCACCGATCATCAGGATCGGCGACTTGACCTTCTTGCCGCTGACCTCGAACGCCTTGCGCGACGGGGCCGGCCAGTTCAGGCAGGGCGCGTTGTACCAGGTGTTGCCCCAGGTGAGGAAGGGGTGCTTCTCGTGCACCCGCCAGGCGTCGGCCTCGGTCTTCTTCCAGTTCGGCCACACCGCGTCGGTGCACTGGACGGCGTTGTAGACCGCGAACCCGTTGTCGTCGCCGGGGCCGGCGTACATGTCGATCAGGTCCTTGCCGTCACCGGTCTTGACGAACTTCGCGTACGCCTGGCCGATCGCGTCCCAGTCGTAGACGTAGTAGCCGGCGCTGAGCAGCACGTCACCGAGCTCGTCGGGTCCGAGCTTGCCGTCGGCCGCGGGCTGCTTGTCGAGCTTCTTGAGCAGCTTGTAGTAGCCCTTGCGGATCTTCTTGCCGTTGGTGCCGAGGCCGTAGCGGGCGTCGTTGAGGGCCAGCCACTTGAAGTAGCGGTTGATGTTCTTGTCGAACTGGATGTTCTGGTCGACGTTCGACTGGTAGAACGCGCGGTCCGCGTTGAGCACGCCGTCCCACACGAAGCGGCCGACCTTCTTCGGGAACATGGTCGCGTAGACCTGGCCGAGGTAGGTGCCGTAGGAGAAGCCGTAGTAGTTCAGCACCGGCGCGCCGACCGCCTTGCGCAGGCTGTCGAGGTCCTGCGCGACGTCGGTGGTGTGGATGTGCTTGAGCAGCCGCTTGGCGTCGGCCTTCGAGCACGCCTTGGCGTACTTCTTGGTGACCCGCTGCCACCACCTGAGGTCCTTCTTCTTGGTGGGCACGTAGTTCGGCCGGTCGTAGCCCTGCCCCTTGTAGTCGGGGTTGCAGCTCAGCGAGGGCGTGCTGCTGCCGACGCCGCGCGGGTCGAAGCCGTACCAGTCGTACTTGGCGCCGACGCCGTTGGGGATCGCGGCGCCGAGCCGGGCCATGCCGAGGCCGGAGCCACCGGGCCCACCCGGGTTGCCGACGATGATGCCCTTGTAGTCGGCGTTGGTGTGCAGCACGCGGCTGACGGCGATCTGGATCTTCTTGCCCTTGGGCTTGGCGTAGTCGAGGGGTACCTCGAGCATGCCGCACTGGGCGCCAGCGTCGATCAGACGCTTGTTGGTGCACGCGCCCCACACGGGCGCGGGCGGGGTGTACGACGGCGCCTTCGCGGCGACCTGGGGAGCCTGCGGCGCAGCGTTGCTGCTCCCCCCGGGCACCAGCAGGGCTGTTGCCGTCGCAACCGACGCAACGATCGTCAGTGCTCTCTTCACGTCACAACCTTCCGAGAAATATTGGGTGACCGGGAAATCTTCCGGCGCAGGTCCGACCTTGCCGCGTCACTCCCGTCACGTCCACCCCGACGCGCGGACTCAAGGGGGGTATCCCGCGCCGCGGGTTCTATACCTTCACGGCGAGGGTGAGGGCGAAGTCGCCAGCATCGTCGGTCCACACCCGCGCCACGTCGAGGCCCGCGGCCTCCAGCTCGGCGGCGATCCGGCTGACCCGGAACTTGGTCGAGATCTCGATCCGGATCTCCTCCCCCATCGCCAGGTCCAGCACCAGCTCGGCGCCCGGGATGCTCACCCGCTGCGGCACCTCCGCGCGCAGCCGCAGGTCCATCCGCTCCATGTGGGGATCCCAGAACGGGACATAGGAGAACGCGTCAGGGTCGAAGTCCGCACCCAGCTCGCGGTTGACCACGACCAGGCTGTTGCGGATGAACTCCTCGGTGACACCACGCTCGTCGTCGTACGCCGCGATCAGCCGGTCGGCGCTCTTGACCAGGTCGGTGCCGAGCAGCAGCGAGTCGCCCGGCTCGAGCACGTCGGCCAGCGCCCCGAGGAAGGCGGCCCGCTCCTCGCGGTAGAGGTTGCCGATGGTGCCGCCGAGGAAGGCCACCATCCGCCGGCCCCCGGCCGGCAGCTGGGCGAGGTGGAGGGTGAAGTCGCCGACCACCGCGGTCACGTCGAGGTCGGGATAGCGCGCCGCGATCTGCTCGGCCGCCTCGCGCAGGGTCGCCTCGGAGACGTCGACCGGCGCGAACCTCTCCAGCTGGCCCCGCTCGGTGAAGGCGTCGAGCAGCAGCCGGGTCTTCTCACTGGTACCACTGCCGAGCTCGATCAGCGAGGTCGCCCCGCTCGCGGTCACGATGTCGCCGGCGTGGGCGGTGAGGATGGCGTGCTCGGCGGCGAAGGGGTAGTACTCCGGCAGCCGGGTGATCTCGTCGAACAGCGCCGAGCCCCGGTCGTCGTAGAGCCAGCGCGGCGGCAGGGTCCGCGGGATGGTGCTCAGGCCTCGGCGTACGTCGGCCGCGAGGCTGCCGCTCGCCCAGTCGGGCTCCAGCAGCACCCGCACCTCCTGGCTCATCCGCGCACACCCCCGTCGGCCAGCCGCACCCCGCTCAGCGCCCACCGCGCCCCCGGCGGGAAGAAGTTGCGGTAGCTGGCTCGCGCGTGTCCCGGCGGCGTCAGCGCGCAGCCGCCGCGCAGCACCATCTGCCCGGACATGAACTTGCCGTTGTACTCCCCGATCGCGCCCTCGGCCGGGTGGAAGCCGGGATAGGGCAGGTACGCCGACGAGGTCCACTCCCAGCAGTCGCCGTACGCCTGCCGCAGCCGGCCCGTGCTCCTGCCCGCTGCCCGCGGGTGCCAGGTCTCGGTGTCGGCCAGGTTGGCCTCTCCGTCGTCGCCGTGCCCACGCACGGCGTGCTCCCACTCCGCCTCGGTCGGCAGCCGCTTGCCCGCCCAGGTCGCGTAGGCGTCGGCCTCGTAGTGGCTGACATGGCTCGCCGGCAGCCCCGGGTCGACCGGGAAGCTGCCGTGGAGGGTGTGCTCGAACCACACCCCGTCGACCTCGGTCCAGTAGAACGGCGCCCGCCAGCCCTGCGCCTTCACCTGCGCCCACCCGTCGGAGAGCCACAGCTCCGGACGCCGATACCCCCCGTCGGCCATGAACTCCAGCCACTCCCCGTTGGTCACCAGCCGGTCGGCGAGCCGGTACGGCTCGAGGTGGACCAGGTGTCGTGGCAGCTCGTTGTCGAACGAGAAGCCGCTGCTGTCGTGGCCGATCTCCACCAACCCGCCCTCGACCTCGACCCAGTTGAGCTGGTCCGGGGTCGTCGGGCCGGCCGGGGTGCCGGCGTACGTCGGGCGCAGGGGGTTGAGCGAGAGGACGTGCTTGATGTCCATCAACAGCAGCTCCTGGTGCTGCTGCTCATGATGGAAGCCCAGCTCGATCGTCCCCGCCAGCTTGTCGATCGTCCCCTGGTCGGTCTGGTCGATCAGGTTGCGGAAGCGCTCGTCGACATTGCTGCGGTAGAGCCCCACGTCATGGGCTCCCGGCCTGCTGATCACCCCGCGCTCGGCCCGGTTGTACCTCGGCCCGACCGCCTCGTAGTAGCTGTTGAACAGGAACCAGTACTGGTCCTGGTAGGGCGCGAAGTTGCGCTCGTTGTCCGCCAGCACGAACGTCTCGAAGAACCAGGTCACGTGGGCCCGGTGCCACTTCGTCGGCGACACGTCCGGCATCGACTGGACCGTCTGGTCCTCCGGGCTCAACGGCGCGGCGAGGCGCTCGGTGTGAGCTCTGACCTCGTCGTACCTGGTCAAGAGGGAGTCCGCTGTCCACTGGGTTGCGGTCATGGTTCGACAGTAGGTCGGGGCACCGACACTCGCCAGGGGTATGAAACGGGCGTCAGCAGATGTTCACCGGAGTCGGCCGCGCGCCGTCAGGATACTCCCGTGCGTCAGGATACTCCCGTGCACAGGAGCGCCGGGTCGCCGAATACCGGGGATGCGTCGAGCTCGTCGGGCGAAGTCTCCCTCGCCTGGACACCGAGCCGGTAGGGGAGGCGAGCGGCACCTGGACCCGGCGGCTCATGCCCGGCGTCAAGAGGGGCGACTGGAAGATCGGAACGTCGTCCGCGGTGACGCCGATCATGCCGCTCAAGCCGTCGTCCGAGCGGTCATCGAGCCCAAGATCCCTGAGAGTGCCTGGCAGTTGCGATTTGGAGTGGACCGCAACTCCCCGGACTCAGTGTTGGAGAAGATCGCCGCTCCCCAGGTTTGCAGCGGTGGCCGTTGATATTTGCTTCGGCAAAGGTGGCGCCGCTGGTTGAAGCGACGTCGCGAACTCCCGCGGTCTGTTGATCACGGCTCTGTGGTCGCCCGCAGCTTGACCGCAAGATCGACGACCATCCACCGCATTCCCATAGCCCGGCCGACGCTCGGCCGTACGACCTTCCGCAGTCGCGGCAGTTCCGCAGTGTATTACGACATCTGATTCCGGGGGCTCATTGACCTGCGTCTAGATGTCTGAAACGGCGTGTGACCTGCGAAAACGTCTTCCGGCGTGAGGCGCCGTTTCATGTTGTGCGTACCCAGACGCACCCCAGCGCCGAACCGCGTGGCGAGCAGCGTGGCACACGCTCTTCGTCCCCGAGGTCCGACCGGCAGCGTTTACTCTCGCGCGAAACGTCGGCGGCCGCCGGTATCGTTTCTCCGTCCAGTAAGCCCGCGCGAAGAGGTGTGCCTTGATCGATGTCATGGCGCGGCGACGCTCCAATCCGAGCCCGCTCCGCTATCCCGGCGGCAAAGCGTCGCTTGCGGGCTTCTTTGAGGACACGATCCGGGCTCTTGGGCTGGTCAAGCCCACATACGTCGAGCCGTACGCCGGGGGGGCCGGGGCCGGCCTTGATCTGCTGTACCGAGACATCGTCGGCCGTGTGGTCATCAACGACTTCGACTATTCAGTCTACTCGTTGTGGGACTCCATGCTCCACCGCCACGAGGAGTTTCTGGACCGCTTCGACTCGGTGCCGCTCACAGTCGAGGAGTGGAAGCGACAGCGTGAGATCTATCGGCGTCGCGACGAACCGGGACTCGACAAGCTGGACCTCGGATTCGCAACCTTCTTCCTCAACCGGACCAACCGATCCGGCGTTCTGCGCGGAGGCATGATCGGCGGCCTCAAGCAGGAGGGGACGTACAAGCTCGACGCACGCTTCAACAAGGAGACCCTCAGGCAACGGATCGAAGCCGTCGGCAAGCACCGGTCCAAGATCCTGGTTACACACCAGGACGGCGTGCGTCGCCTTCGAGACTGGCTCCCGAAGGAGAACGTCTTCGCGTACGTCGATCCCCCGTACTACGAGAAGGGCAGTGCGCTCTACCTGAATTCGTTCAACGACGACCAGCATCGTTCGCTCGCCCAGTGGCTCAATGCCTTGTCCGACGCCAACTGGGTACTCACGTACGACATCGCCGACTTCATCAAGAAGCTGTATCGAGACCGCACATCGCTGGAGTTCAACCTCCACTACTCCGCGAATCGCCGCGAAGTGGCCAGCGAGTTCATGGTTCTGTCGAACACCGTGGCGAAGGCGCTCGGCTCCGAGAGTTAACTGCCCTGGGCTAGTCCCAGGCGCTGGGTAGCGACGAGACGTAGGACGTCGGTCCCAACGCCAATCGGGAAGGCCGCCTTCCCGTGTGCGGCTGCCACCGGGATGATGCCGTCGACGTACATCGAGGACCCGGTCCGGTCGATGACGTCGATGATCGCCGGCAGCGTCGGGTAATCCTTCGGGTCGGGCTGACCACCGTTCGCGTCGTATGGCGCGCCGACAGCCGGCATCACCGTCGGCACCACGACACGTCCGTCGAGGGCGCGATAGACGAACTTGCGCCCCCAGTAGGTCTCTTTGCCGTACGCCTGCACATTCGTCGCGTTCGTGACCCTGGCCAGGATCTCCTCGTCACAGACCAGGACCTCGCCGGGCTGGAGGATCTCGTGACGGGCCAATTGACGAGCGAAGTCCACCATCGCGCCTGTCTTCTCAAGTCCACACAGGTATGGGGCGTCGCCGGGAGTCCCTGCGTCCATGAACTGGAAGTACTCCAAGGCCCGGGCCCGCAGCTTCGCAGGCGGACCGTAAACAGCGAGAGGGCCGTCCACGATGAACAGGGTCCTCGGCAGGAGCTCGTAACGCGACTGCTCCCACAGCAGCGTCGCAAGTCCGACAAGGACGAGGAGTTCGACGACTGACATCAGCCGTCCCAGCGCCGACTGGTTCGAGCCCTCCTCGCCAACCTCCTCGTGGATGCGGAGTACGTCCGTGGGGTACAGCCACTCGTTGCATGCGATGCATTCAACGCCGGCGGCCGGCACCATAACGTCCTTCTGGCAGTCCTCAGTGGGACAGTTGACCGGCAAGCGGCTCGCCGGGGCCCCGGGACGGCCGTGGAGCAGGAAAAGCAGGTCGAGCAGAGATTCGTCGAGTCGATTGACCTGAACCTTCTTGGCCCGAAAGAGGCCGTCGATGGCCTCGCGCCACGACGTGGCGATGTCTACTCCCTCCCGCGTGTATGCGCCGGCAACAGGCAGGTCGAGCGTCACAAGCGCCGTATTCACGGCGCGTTCGACCTCGTATGGGTCGACAAACCTTTCGGCTGCCTGGGACTCCATGATCGTGAGATCGACGTACGCCGCAGCTGCCTGCGCGAAGCCGTAGAGCACCGACGGCAAGCCGTCACGGATGCGCTCGACGACATACGAGCCATCGATCGCCAGCGCAGCGGTCAACCGCTTTTCATCGGGAAAGAGGAAATCGCCGCGAGGCCGAACCTTCTTCTTGATGTCCTCTGCGTCACGGAGGGCCTCAGCCGGGACGTGAAAGGTTCGGTTGTCGGCGACTGCGCGAACCGCCGCTGCCGAATGCCCGAGCCTCGACGCGAGCTCATGAGACCCCGCGACGGTTTCGTAGGGCATCAGGAATCCCGCCCCGGCGTAAGCGGGGCATCTCCTGCGGCCGCGCGGGCTTCGTTCACAAGCTCAACGTCGTACCGATCGATCTGAACGGGCACGATGTAGGGCGACGAAAGCGTCTTGAGTCGCACGTAGCCGCGGTCTTCTGAGGCAATGATCGCGTCCTTGAACGAGCCGAAGTCGTAGAACTTAGCGAGTTCGTTGACCTCGGTCGTGTTGTTGAGGTGTGCGACAACCCAGTTGGCGGTGTTCGCCTTGACCTGATGGGCGACGCCGGAAACCTCTTGTGTCGCGTACGTCATGCCGAGATTCAGCTTGCTGGCCTCCTTGGCCAGCTTCACCCATACGTCCAGGTCGTCCTTGTAACGGTCTGACGAGAAGAGGTTGTGGGCTTCCTCGAGCATCACCTGGATGTGAGGAGGCTCCTGACCGGACGTGAACACCTCGGTCTGGCGCGAGAGCAACCGTCGTGTGATGTCTTCGCTCATCGCCCTCGTCACAGCCTCCGCACCGACGTGGAGGTCGACAATGACGATCCGACCGTCGACCAGCTCGTCGTAAATCTCGATGGCTGGGTCGTTCTGAGTCAGCGGGCTGTGGAACGGCCGCAAGGGGTTGAGGTTGCGCCAGCCGCGGACCGATCGCCCTCCGCTCTGCGTCGTGAAGATCGGCTCCACGCTCTTCCACCGCACGTCCTTGGTGAAGTCGGCAGCGTCTTGGCTGTTGGCCTCGCGAAGCTCGATGATCTTGTCGACGACCGCCTCGAGGTCGCTAGCGCCAACTGACACGATGTTGGGTGTCCGACCCGCTTGAGTGAACGGGTTTCGGCCCAGGTCGTTGGTGATCGTCGCCTGGAGGCTCCCGGCCATGTTGATGCGCGCGCTAAAGTTGGCCGGGACGCTGAAACCAGCGCGCATCAACGCTCCGTAAAGGACCATGCGCGCCCGCTGTGCGTGGGTGGTGGCCGATCGGTCGCCTGCGACGTCGGAGTACGACGTTCCTGCGAAGTCCTTCACGTATCCCGATCCCTCGCCGCTCAGCGCCTCTGAGATCAGGCCCTGTACGGCATCGATCTGGTTCTCGGAGAAGAAGTTGATGTTGAGAGGCTTCACGTGGGGCTGCGATCCGTCCGCGCCGAACTTGTAGATGCTCACGTGGTTGGCGCCGATGGCGGCGATCTCGGTGCCGTCTTGGGTGTTGGCGTTGGCGTACTCCCCCTGCGGGTCGAAGATCAGTTGACCGATCGGCTTCCCGCTAACGGCGCGCTGCCGCTCCGAGATCACGAAGGTGCGGGCGATGATGGTCTTGGCCGTGTTGGACTTACCCATCCGGGTCATACCAAGCAGAGCGGTCTTGTTCCCGATGAAGTCGTGGATGTTGACCTCTACCGCAGCATCTGCCTGCTTCGACGTCTTCGCGCGCCGCCGGGTCGCCGAGTAGCGCACCGCGCCGATCCGCACTCGCTCCTGCTCGCGTCCCGTCGGCTTGAGGTAGGACGCGATGGTCGAGAGTCCGTCTCCCACCGGCTTGAGCACTCGGTAGGTGGACGTTGCGTAGAAGTTGTCGACGTCGGCGCCGAACTCGAGAACCTTCCGGCCATCCACGTCGTCTTCGTAGAAGGTGCCCAGGATGCGGCAGCGGAGGCCAGTGAACGAGACGCGGTTGCGCGTGAACGGGTCCATCTCGACGTCGAGCACAGCCGACGGCAGCGGGTCGTTGTTGCTGGAAAGAGCCGACCTGAGCGACTCTTCGCGGACGGCGTGTAGGTCGGTCTCCATTGAGAGCGGAGCCGTTCCCTCGACCCGCAGCAGGAGCACCTCGTCGTCATCGACCTGCGGGGTATTGATGTCCTGCGCCGTGGCGAGAAGGAATGAGTGCTGCGGGATGCCGCCAGCGTCGAACTTCCACTTGTCGTGCGTGAGCACTATGGCCTCGTTGTAGTCCAGCCGGTAGATCGCGCCGATCCGGGTGGATCGGTCGTCGGCGAGCAGCTGGGCATGGAGCAGCGAGCCGGCGCCTACTCCTGGGATGAGCTCGGTCATGTCTGCCTTTTCGGTCAAGCCTCAACGGTTCCGACTTGAGACTTCCACAAGGGTCCGACAGATTCAGGCGTTATCGGCCAGAGGCTGCTCTGCGAGCCCGCCGATCATCTTCAGGCACGTCCCGACAGAGCTCCGCGAGGTCGCACTTGGAGCACTTCTCGTCCCACACCGGCAGCCGCGGAAGGTCGTTGTCGCGGAGCGCGTCGCCGGCGTCCTTGATTCGACCCCGCACAGCGGTGAGCAGTGGATCCTCGACGAGCTCCCGGATCGTCTTGCCCTGCTCATCGAGGTTCAGCACCTCGATGAGGTCTGCCCGCTCACCGGTGAGCTCTTCGTAACCGACCGCGTAGACGTGGAGCTGGTCGCGCGTGACGTCGTCGTCCTGTGCTCGAGCCGTCGACTTGAAGTCGACGATCGCAACCTCGTCGCTATCGAGTCGACGGACGAGGTCGATGCGGCCATCCACCGTGATCCCGGGCGCCACGTGCACCTGGATCTGCTTCTCGCTGTGGACAGTCCGTTCCAGATCCTCTGCGTGATCGGTGAGGTAGCGCTCGACCGACTTGATGGCCGCCGTACGGAGGGTCGCCCTAAGCGCCGGATACGCGTATGGCGCGTGTAGGTGCCGGTCCACAAGGTCCTCGGCCGCGCTGGCTGTGAGGAGGTCGCCGTCCAACGCCCGCTTGTGCGCCTCTGCTAGCGCGTCGTGCAGCCCCTTGCCGTAGCCAAGTGCCTCGTGCAGCGGCGGGTTGAAGCCATAGAGGAATCGAAGCTTGAACTGGTAGGGGCACTCGAATAGGTACTTGAGTTCTGAGAACGAGAGCGTGACGTTCGGAAGCTCCTGCTTGGCATGTGGTTCGAGTGAGGGCGCCGGCGCTCCCGGGTCACGAGTCAGGAACCATGACTGCCGCGCGCAGTGGTCGAAGAACTGGGAGCGGCGGCCGTAGAGCCGATTGCCTGGCACCGGGGAGTAAGAGGCGAACAGGTACTTCTGGGCGCGGGTGACCGCCACGTAGAAGAGGCGAGTCTCGTCTTCGACGGTCCCGCGATAGCGGTCAGGACTCGCGACAGCGGTGTCCGGGATGACATGGAAGAGACCGAGCCCACCTTGCCTCTTTGCGGGGAACCGGTTGTTGCGGAGGCATGGCACGAACACAACTGGCCACTGCATGCCCTTGGCCTGGTGGACGGTCGAAATGACGACTGCATCGGGCGCCGCGTAGCCGACATCCGCGTCGGCGTCCGCGTAGTAGTCGGGCGCTTGATGCTCGAGCCAGTCAGCGAACGCCTTGTACTTCTGCGCGGGGTCGGTGTTGAAGTAGATCGCCTCGAAGTCCGAGATTGCCTGGCTGAACTTGCCGAGTTGATAGAAGACCAGCTCCGCCCTAGCCGGGTCCCCCGGCACGGTGTCTTCGCGGAGCGTCAGTGCTTCGAGGAACTCCAGGTAGAGGCGCTGGATGTTGTAAACGCCCCACCGCTCCCCGCGGTCGAAGTCGCGACCTTCCTCCAGCACGCGCATGGCCGTCGACCACTCGCACCCCGTGGGCAAAAGGGCCGCGTCATCGAACAGTGTCCGCAACGCCGGGCCATCAAGCTCGCCGACCATGTAGCGGAAGACACCGACCACCGCCTGGATCTCAGGGCTGTCGAACAACCGGTTGAGTCCCTTGATCACGAACGGAATCTGGCGTCGTCGCATCTCGTCAACGAGAGGTCCGGCGTCCCGTGCGACCGAGCGGAACAGCACAGCGCAGTCCGACCAGGACAGACCACGTGGATTCATGCTCGGCCCATCGGTGAACGCAACTCCCCGCATGGCTTGGATCCGGTCGCAGATCCAATCAGCCTCCGCGTCGGGGTCGGCGAAGTCGAGGGCAAGTAGGTCCCCGCGCGAGAACTTCTGGTGCCCTGCCGCCACCATGGCCTTCGAAAGTCGTGATCCGAACGGGATCAGTTCAGCCACCGATCGACCGACTTCGACAACGCCCTCGCTTGAGCGGAAGTTGTCGTCGAGGGTGACCTGCCGGACACCGGCGTAGCGGTCCTTGAACGACAGGATGTTGCCTACTTCACTGCCGCGCCACTGGTAGATCGTCTGGTCGTCATCGCCGACCACGCAGAGGTTCGCGCCGAACTGCACGAGCCCGCGGATCAGTCGTTCCTGAAGCGGATTGACGTCTTGATACTCATCGACGACGACGTAGCGGACCTGCTCGCGGATGTTGCGCTGGACGAGTTCAGCCTCAGCGTCCTCGGCAGGATCGCCTTCGAGGAGCTGCACCGCGAGGTTGATCATCTCCGTGAAGTCGAAGTACGCGTTGTCGTACAGCAATTTCATGTA contains:
- a CDS encoding DNA adenine methylase, which gives rise to MIDVMARRRSNPSPLRYPGGKASLAGFFEDTIRALGLVKPTYVEPYAGGAGAGLDLLYRDIVGRVVINDFDYSVYSLWDSMLHRHEEFLDRFDSVPLTVEEWKRQREIYRRRDEPGLDKLDLGFATFFLNRTNRSGVLRGGMIGGLKQEGTYKLDARFNKETLRQRIEAVGKHRSKILVTHQDGVRRLRDWLPKENVFAYVDPPYYEKGSALYLNSFNDDQHRSLAQWLNALSDANWVLTYDIADFIKKLYRDRTSLEFNLHYSANRREVASEFMVLSNTVAKALGSES
- a CDS encoding MFS transporter, with the protein product MAELDWRRLVTAFALTSAVTYGAMINAFPVLIIPMAADLGVSRTAVTGAATISVLVGAVVALPIGRLLDAWGGRLVMTTGSVVGALSVVAWSQADSLWTLYAAFAGIGIALATSTYEAAFSVLVIATEARHRDRAILAVTMLAGAVTFLYYPLAGWLEPQLGWRGTVLLFGLVVGASAVPVHLVAVPGRRTHLAVARERTGSGVGTALRSRGFWLLCAAFVVQAGATAAFQLQLVSWLRDVGHSTAFASTVPLAIGVLMLVVRLGLPALVRLLGMTALSVAAFALQGVGMLAMPLVAHSPALLLVCVGTVGAGIGVATIARPSLVADRFGALRFASILGVLTALVALSRAASPPVAVAVGDARFLIGCGLASLLSAALLLPLLPSRHPAGRPIGRTPMTSTTAELATARYGAPGLDLAANEILALQLAHRSVRQFLPEPVTDEQLVTIVAAAQSAPTSSNLQAWSVIAVADPDRKDRLAALAGDQDFIRRAPVLLVWLADLGRHRRLGERHDVDLEATGYLEVTLLAVIDAALAAQNAVVAAESLGLGSVFVGAIRNHPLEVAAELGLPPHTVPVFGMALGVPDPAEQAGVKPRLPQAAVLHRETYQVGTADAAVVDYDQSLAAYNARHGLAGAWSDRILDRLRGPDSLVGRHRLREFLHTLGLPSR
- a CDS encoding DNA double-strand break repair nuclease NurA: MPYETVAGSHELASRLGHSAAAVRAVADNRTFHVPAEALRDAEDIKKKVRPRGDFLFPDEKRLTAALAIDGSYVVERIRDGLPSVLYGFAQAAAAYVDLTIMESQAAERFVDPYEVERAVNTALVTLDLPVAGAYTREGVDIATSWREAIDGLFRAKKVQVNRLDESLLDLLFLLHGRPGAPASRLPVNCPTEDCQKDVMVPAAGVECIACNEWLYPTDVLRIHEEVGEEGSNQSALGRLMSVVELLVLVGLATLLWEQSRYELLPRTLFIVDGPLAVYGPPAKLRARALEYFQFMDAGTPGDAPYLCGLEKTGAMVDFARQLARHEILQPGEVLVCDEEILARVTNATNVQAYGKETYWGRKFVYRALDGRVVVPTVMPAVGAPYDANGGQPDPKDYPTLPAIIDVIDRTGSSMYVDGIIPVAAAHGKAAFPIGVGTDVLRLVATQRLGLAQGS
- the egtD gene encoding L-histidine N(alpha)-methyltransferase, translating into MSQEVRVLLEPDWASGSLAADVRRGLSTIPRTLPPRWLYDDRGSALFDEITRLPEYYPFAAEHAILTAHAGDIVTASGATSLIELGSGTSEKTRLLLDAFTERGQLERFAPVDVSEATLREAAEQIAARYPDLDVTAVVGDFTLHLAQLPAGGRRMVAFLGGTIGNLYREERAAFLGALADVLEPGDSLLLGTDLVKSADRLIAAYDDERGVTEEFIRNSLVVVNRELGADFDPDAFSYVPFWDPHMERMDLRLRAEVPQRVSIPGAELVLDLAMGEEIRIEISTKFRVSRIAAELEAAGLDVARVWTDDAGDFALTLAVKV
- the egtB gene encoding ergothioneine biosynthesis protein EgtB; translation: MTATQWTADSLLTRYDEVRAHTERLAAPLSPEDQTVQSMPDVSPTKWHRAHVTWFFETFVLADNERNFAPYQDQYWFLFNSYYEAVGPRYNRAERGVISRPGAHDVGLYRSNVDERFRNLIDQTDQGTIDKLAGTIELGFHHEQQHQELLLMDIKHVLSLNPLRPTYAGTPAGPTTPDQLNWVEVEGGLVEIGHDSSGFSFDNELPRHLVHLEPYRLADRLVTNGEWLEFMADGGYRRPELWLSDGWAQVKAQGWRAPFYWTEVDGVWFEHTLHGSFPVDPGLPASHVSHYEADAYATWAGKRLPTEAEWEHAVRGHGDDGEANLADTETWHPRAAGRSTGRLRQAYGDCWEWTSSAYLPYPGFHPAEGAIGEYNGKFMSGQMVLRGGCALTPPGHARASYRNFFPPGARWALSGVRLADGGVRG
- a CDS encoding alpha/beta hydrolase; the protein is MKRALTIVASVATATALLVPGGSSNAAPQAPQVAAKAPSYTPPAPVWGACTNKRLIDAGAQCGMLEVPLDYAKPKGKKIQIAVSRVLHTNADYKGIIVGNPGGPGGSGLGMARLGAAIPNGVGAKYDWYGFDPRGVGSSTPSLSCNPDYKGQGYDRPNYVPTKKKDLRWWQRVTKKYAKACSKADAKRLLKHIHTTDVAQDLDSLRKAVGAPVLNYYGFSYGTYLGQVYATMFPKKVGRFVWDGVLNADRAFYQSNVDQNIQFDKNINRYFKWLALNDARYGLGTNGKKIRKGYYKLLKKLDKQPAADGKLGPDELGDVLLSAGYYVYDWDAIGQAYAKFVKTGDGKDLIDMYAGPGDDNGFAVYNAVQCTDAVWPNWKKTEADAWRVHEKHPFLTWGNTWYNAPCLNWPAPSRKAFEVSGKKVKSPILMIGETHDAATVFSGALATRQKFKTSFLIEGKGGTTHSGSLSGVACTDDLVASYLDTGVLPKRKKHKGSDLKCPPVAPEFLAARGNGPQTVNDRMPADLRRVLLEAQASGR